A stretch of Lathyrus oleraceus cultivar Zhongwan6 chromosome 6, CAAS_Psat_ZW6_1.0, whole genome shotgun sequence DNA encodes these proteins:
- the LOC127097504 gene encoding heavy metal-associated isoprenylated plant protein 39, whose translation MKKVVLKLEIHEDKIKQKAMRAVSGISGVESVSMDMKDKKLTFIGDVDAVKVVAKLRKFCHAEIISVGAAKEEKKEEPKKKEDDKKDSTKINIIDPFMFYGTHAYYNHQMKPQYNPYYGVVSVEEDPNSCVII comes from the exons ATGAAG AAAGTAGTGTTAAAGTTGGAGATACATGAAGACAAAATCAAGCAAAAAGCTATGAGAGCTGTCTCTGGCATTTCAG GGGTTGAATCTGTTTCAATGGACATGAAAGACAAGAAACTAACCTTTATTGGAGATGTTGATGCAGTAAAAGTAGTGGCCAAGCTAAGAAAGTTTTGTCATGCTGAAATCATCTCCGTTGGAGCAGCTAAAGAGGAAAAGAAAGAAGAACCTAAAAAGAAGGAAGATGATAAGAAAGATTCAACAAAAATAAATATTATTGATCCATTCATGTTCTATGGAACACATGCTTATTATAATCATCAGATGAAACCACAATATAATCCTTATTACGGTGTTGTTAGCGTTGAAGAGGATCCTAATAGCTGTGTCATCATCTAA
- the LOC127097500 gene encoding heavy metal-associated isoprenylated plant protein 39, translated as MNKIVLQVEIHDDKTKKKAMKAISNISGVESVSLDMKDQKLTLTGDIDPVQVVTKLRKLCLPKILSVGPAKEPKKEEKKKVTEEKKDQSKNSAAHGVVKVCEAYHYPMMMAQPQYYYTSVEENPNACVIC; from the exons ATGAAT AAAATAGTGCTGCAAGTGGAAATACATGATGACAAGACAAAGAAAAAAGCCATGAAGGCGATCTCTAATATTTCAG GAGTTGAGTCAGTGTCTTTAGATATGAAGGACCAGAAATTAACCTTAACTGGAGACATAGATCCTGTGCAAGTAGTGACAAAGTTGAGGAAGCTGTGTCTTCCTAAAATATTGTCTGTTGGACCAGCCAAGGAGCCTAAGAAAGAAGAGAAAAAGAAGGTTACAGAGGAGAAAAAGGATCAAAGTAAGAACTCAGCAGCACATGGGGTTGTGAAGGTTTGTGAAGCCTATCATTATCCTATGATGATGGCACAACCACAATACTATTACACTAGTGTGGAAGAGAATCCTAATGCATGTGTTATCTGTTAA